One Ictalurus furcatus strain D&B chromosome 21, Billie_1.0, whole genome shotgun sequence genomic region harbors:
- the LOC128624823 gene encoding opioid growth factor receptor, protein MGVFQLLFRLLLFFSRLPGRVFSFIARRFKAMARSRRSLRQDQVMGNTPNFSKDYDEQYDSTWEDESDGEESRESSMQWSHRNTHAAKDMQTFRHKFRKTQHDDSTDDYLEDDEELPNLHFYQNDMPFYPDGVLIEDFHFNWFGDYGRLEYVHSYIQWLFPIQEKGMNYASRELSLKEIKLFRTDEEVQRRFLTSYKLMLDFYGIELVSEDSGEVKRAENWKERFANLNRNTHNNLRITRILKCLGLLGFRHYQKPLVHFFLEETLVNDQLPRVKHSVLDYFMFAVLDKDERKDLIKFAYCNFKPKEDFVWCPRRIRNKLEKETVSHKLNAGSNEGESSDSTSQSDQNDLMNSRVHKKNEIKTDTNEDTGNNKSLRCESRNDENVSGESQDSEEQASPVPAVGNANTIVTNERTEGPSRVDSQHEAYMDSDGKAAIQKDDKTATDKEIANSVQNGTKKSDENGSEYADSTKQSKVLSGDETFDSSTAIDKSTNKKQTQTSNQSSRIENVANETPASGGNSGSVEQNQGDKVENQEDKSDNQGDTADNQGDTDENQGDKAENQGDKSENQGDKSETQKVKSENQGDESENQGDKSENQKVKSENQGDESDNQGDKSDNQGDKAENQGDKSEIQKDKSENQGNKAEQGNKDKTKSQYTDGDSKEIVSEEIQKSGHESPKDSVATGTATNTETNSACYDEEKSADKNSHKYTTTSPGQDNASCRIFKQTSDQNSVSSKTIHMPGSDRNIEHQQQESGEVAELLNAPKSMANFSRSEPDKDAQSKCGPNPDSTTLMKTPESDENMGNPHKGSEQQNQGDEMLNTTAEANTKETSV, encoded by the exons GGAAGATGAAAGTGATGGTGAGGAGAGTAGAGAG TCCTCTATGCAGTGgtcacacaggaacacacatgCTGCAAAAGACATGCAGACCTTCAGACACAAGTTTCGG AAAACCCAACATGATGACAGTACAGATGATTATTTGGAGGAT GATGAAGAATTACCGAATCTGCATTTTTACCAAAACGACATGCCTTTCTACCCTGATG GTGTGTTGATTGAGGATTTTCACTTTAACTGGTTTGGTGACTACGGCAGGCTGGAATATGTGCACTCCTACATTCAATG GCTGTTTCCAATTCAGGAGAAGGGAATGAACTATGCATCACGTGAACTTAGCCTAAAAGAAATCAAG CTGTTccgtacagatgaggaggtgcaGAGAAGATTTTTGACGTCTTACAAGCTCATGTTGGACTTCTATGGCATAGAACTTGTCAGCGAGGACAGTGGAGAAGTGAAACGTGCAGAAAACTGGAAAGAGCGATTTGCAAACCTAAATAG aaacacacacaacaatcttcGCATTACACGCATCCTAAAGTGCCTGGGTTTACTGGGGTTTCGTCACTATCAAAAACCTCTGGTTCATTTCTTCCTTGAGGAGACTCTAGTCAATGACCAACTTCCACGAGTAAAGCACAGCGTTCTGGACTACTTTATGTTCGCAGTTCTGGACAAAGATGAACGAAAAGACCTGATCAAATTTGCATACTGTAATTTTAAGCCAAAAGAGGATTTTGTGTGGTGTCCTAGGAGGATTCGTAATAAATTGGAAAAAGAAACAGTGAGCCACAAATTAAATGCTGGTTCCAATGAAGGAGAATCAAGTGATTCAACCTCTCAAAGTGATCAGAATGATCTGATGAACAGCAGAGTACACaagaaaaatgaaatcaaaacagATACTAATGAAGACACAGGTAATAATAAATCTCTTCGCTGTGAAAGCAGAAATGATGAGAATGTGTCAGGTGAGAGTCAAGATTCTGAGGAACAAGCTTCACCTGTCCCTGCTGTAGGAAATGCAAATACGATTGTCACTAATGAAAGAACGGAAGGACCATCAAGAGTTGATTCTCAGCATGAGGCTTACATGGATTCAGATGGTAAAGCTGCAATCCAGAAGGATGACAAGACAGCGACAGATAAGGAGATCGCGAATTCTGTACAAAATGGTACAAAAAAATCAGATGAGAATGGCAGTGAATATGCTGACTCTACCAAACAGTCAAAAGTTCTGAGTGGTGATGAAACCTTTGACAGTAGCACAGCCATTGATAAAAGCACCaataaaaagcaaacacaaactTCTAATCAGAGCTCCAGAATCGAGAATGTTGCAAACGAAACACCTGCATCAGGGGGAAACTCAGGGAGTGTGGAACAAAATCAAGGAGACAAAGTTGAAAACCAAGAAGACAAATCTGACAACCAAGGAGACACGGCTGACAACCAAGGAGACACGGATGAGAACCAAGGAGACAAGGCTGAAAACCAAGGAGACAAATCTGAAAACCAAGGAGACAAATCTGAAACCCAAAAAGTCAAATCTGAAAACCAAGGAGACGAATCTGAAAACCAAGGAGACAAATCCGAAAACCAAAAAGTCAAATCTGAAAACCAAGGAGACGAATCTGACAACCAAGGAGACAAATCTGACAACCAAGGAGACAAAGCTGAAAACCAAGGAGACAAATCTGAAATCCAAAAAGACAAATCTGAAAACCAAGGAAACAAAGCTGAGCAAGGCAATAAAGATAAGACAAAATCACAGTATACTGATGGAGATTCCAAAGAAATTGTTTCAGAAGAAATCCAGAAGAGTGGCCATGAATCACCAAAAGACAGTGTGGCGACTGGAACTGCCACAAACACTGAGACAAATTCTGCATGCTATGATGAAGAAAAATCAGCAGATAAGAATAGTCATAAATATACTACTACGTCTCCTGGACAGGACAATGCTTCGTGTAGAATTTTCAAACAAACCTCTGATCAAAACTCGGTCAGTAGTAAAACGATACACATGCCTGGATCAGACAGAAACATAGAACATCAGCAGCAAGAGAGTGGTGAAGTAGCTGAATTGCTTAATGCACCCAAGTCCATGGCAAATTTCAGCAGAAGTGAACCTGACAAAGATGCTCAATCTAAATGTGGTCCCAATCCAGATTCTACTACTCTGATGAAAACGCCTGAATCAGATGAAAACATGGGGAATCCGCACAAAGGAAGTGAACAGCAAAACCAAGGCGATGAAATGTTAAATACCACCGCAGAAGCAAATACAAAAGAAACAAGCGTATGA
- the LOC128624824 gene encoding opioid growth factor receptor-like protein 1, whose translation MLMGNSENTLSDYDSTWEDEDVCEDTKEFSKQWPWCEKRNLHAAEDMQNYRRECRSQLDDVKGQDVDNDEDLPNLWFYQNKIPFDADGVCIEDFHMCWFGDYKKLEHVHSYIQWLFPTQENGMNASSVQNLSHVLSPKAIKLFHRDEVMKKRLLTSYKLMLDFYGIELVSEETGEVRRSVNWKERFANLNRNTHNNLRITRILKCLGLLGFHHYQAPLVHFFLVETLVNGTLPQVKQSVLDYFMFAVVDKSKRKELIKFALCYFKPKEKFVWCPTRIRIHFLKEVERAEKQTERY comes from the exons ATGCTTATGGGTAACTCAGAAAACACTTTAAGTGATTATGACTCGACATGGGAAGATGAAGATGTGTGTGAGGACACTAAAGAG ttctCTAAACAGTGGCCATGGTGTGAGAAAAGAAACCTACATGCTGCAGAAGATATGCAAAACTACAGACGCGAGTGTCGG AGCCAACTTGATGATGTGAAAGGTCAAGATGTAGACAAT GATGAAGACTTGCCAAATCTGTGGTTTTACCAAAATAAGATCCCTTTCGACGCTGATg GCGTGTGCATTGAGGATTTTCACATGTGCTGGTTTGGTGATTACAAGAAGTTGGAACATGTGCACTCCTACATTCAATG GCTATTTCCGACTCAGGAGAATGGAATGAATGCGTCATCTGTGCAAAACCTGTCACATGTGCTTAGCCCAAAAGCAATCAAG CTGTTCCATAGGGATGAGGTGATGAAGAAAAGATTGTTGACATCTTACAAGCTCATGTTGGACTTCTATGGCATAGAACTTGTCAGCGAGGAAACCGGAGAGGTGAGACGTTCAGTAAACTGGAAAGAGCGATTTGCAAACCTAAACAG aaacacacacaacaatcttcGCATTACCCGCATTTTGAAGTGTCTGGGATTACTGGGGTTCCATCACTATCAAGCACCACTGGTTCACTTCTTCCTTGTGGAGACTCTGGTGAATGGTACACTTCCCCAAGTAAAACAGAGCGTTCTGGACTACTTTATGTTCGCAGTAGTGGACAAGTCTAAAAGAAAAGAGTTGATCAAATTTGCCTTGTGTTATTTCAAGCCAAAAGAGAAATTTGTGTGGTGTCCTACAAGGATTCGAATTCATTTTTTGAAGGAGGTCGAGCGTGCAGAGAAACAAACCGAGCGCTATTAA